One stretch of Cheilinus undulatus linkage group 5, ASM1832078v1, whole genome shotgun sequence DNA includes these proteins:
- the LOC121509797 gene encoding C-X-C motif chemokine 13: protein MTTKVLIVLAALTLCCCISSLQASPIQGCLCIRTTSASIPARVIKKVEVIPVSGRCRRTEIIVTRKNGSNVCVDPNGKWARNMLNTLNRQSTTDNTTLSSTSVIN from the exons ATGACGACCAAAGTGCTGATTGTTCTCGCTGCTCTgactctctgctgctgcatctccAGCCTACAAG CGTCGCCCATCCAGGGATGTCTCTGCATACGTACCACGTCTGCCTCCATTCCTGCCCGGGTCATCAAGAAGGTCGAGGTGATTCCTGTTTCAGGACGCTGTCGGAGGACTGAGATCAT TGTGACGAGGAAGAATGGCTCAAACGTTTGTGTGGATCCTAACGGGAAGTGGGCCAGAAACATGCTCAACACTCTGAACAG GCAGTCGACCACCGACAACACCACACTCTCATCAACTTCAGTCATCAATTAA
- the cnot6l gene encoding CCR4-NOT transcription complex subunit 6-like: MPKEKYDPPDPRRCYTIMSADEAANGKKSHWNELEISGRVRSLSNSLWTLTHLTALHINDNNLSRLPPDIAKLPHLVYLNLSNNKLRSLPAEIGNIVSLRELLLNNNLLRVLPYELGRLFQLQTLGLKGNPLSQDILNLYQQPDGTRKLLNYMLDNLPVHPEQLPQRPWISLKDRDTASTTAVFSVMCYNVLCDKYATRQLYGYCPSWALSWEYRKKGIMEEITHCDADIISLQEVETEQYYTLFLETLKDHGYDGYFCPKSRAKLVSEQERKHVDGCAVFFKTQKFSLVQKHTVEFNQVAMANSEGSEVMLNRVMTKDNIGVAVLLEVNKDAFSGGVKPPQDRQLILVANAHMHWDPEFSDVKLIQTMMFLSELKSIAEQASGSVATGSPSSDLSSIPIVLCADLNSLPDSGVVEYLSNGGIAENHKDFKELRYNECLTNFNCNGKNGNSDGSITHSFQLKSAYDSNLMPYTNYTYDFKGVIDYIFFSKTHLSVLGLMGPLDSQWLVDNNITGCPHPHIPSDHFSLLAQLELKPPIPPPSFNGLHLPVHR, encoded by the exons ATgccaaaagaaaaatatgaccCTCCAGATCCTCGTCGATGTTACACCATCATGTCCGCCGACGAGGCGGCCAACGGAAAGAAATCTCACTGGAATGAGCTCGAAATCTCAG GTCGTGTTCGGAGTTTGAGCAACTCATTATGGACGCTCACTCATCTGACGGCGCTTCACATCAACGACAACAACCTGAGCCGCCTCCCTCCCGACATCGCCAAACTGCCTCACCTCGTCTACCTGAACCTGTCCAACAACAAGCTACGCAGCCTGCCCGCCGAGATCGGCAACATCGTCTCTCTCAG GGAATTGCTTTTAAACAACAATCTTTTACGAGTCCTGCCTTATGAACTCGGGAGACTTTTCCAACTGCAGACCCTCGGGCTGAAAG gaaaCCCTCTGTCCCAGGACATCCTCAACCTTTACCAGCAACCTGATGGAACCCGGAAACTTTTGAACTACATGCTCGACAATCTGCCAG TTCACCCCGAGCAGCTTCCTCAGAGACCGTGGATCAGCCTGAAGGACAGAGACACGGCGAGCACCACAG CCGTGTTCAGCGTCATGTGCTATAACGTGCTGTGTGATAAATACGCCACGCGGCAGCTCTACGGATACTGTCCGTCCTGGGCGCTCAGCTGGGAGTACAGGAAGAAAGGCATCATGGAGGAGATCACGCACTGCGACGCTGACATCATCAGTCTTCAG gAGGTGGAGACAGAGCAGTACTATACTCTGTTTCTAGAAACCCTGAAGGATCATGGGTATGACGGGTATTTCTGTCCGAAGTCTCGAGCCAAACTCGTCTCTGAGCAAGAAAGGAAACACGTGGACGGCTGCGCTGTTTTCTTCAAGACACAGAA GTTCTCTTTGGTCCAGAAACACACGGTTGAGTTTAACCAGGTTGCCATGGCGAACTCTGAGGGCTCTGAGGTGATGCTGAACCGGGTGATGACCAAAGACAACATCGGGGTCGCTGTGCTGCTTGAAGTCAACAaggacgccttctctggag GTGTAAAGCCCCCTCAGGACCGTCAGCTGATTCTCGTGGCGAACGCTCACATGCACTGGGATCCTGAGTTCTCCGACGTGAAGTTGATCCAGACGATGATGTTCCTGTCGGAGCTGAAGAGCATCGCTGAGCAGGCATCAGGCTCCGTGGCAACCGGCTCGCCATCCTCCGACCTGTCGTCCATCCCAATTGTCCTCTGTGCTGACCTCAACTCGCTGCCCGACTCTG GTGTGGTGGAATACCTCAGCAACGGTGGAATAGCCGAAAATCACAAGGACTTCAAGGAGCTCCGCTACAATGAATGTCTGACCAACTTTAACTGCAACGGAAAGAACGGCAACTCAGATGGCAGCATCACCCACAGCTTCCAACTAAAGAGCGCCTACGACAGCAACCTGATGCCTTACACCAACTACACGTACGACTTTAAG GGTGTGATTGACTACATCTTCTTCTCTAAAACTCATCTGAGCGTGCTCGGTCTAATGGGACCGCTGGACAGCCAATGGCTTGTTGACAACAACATCACCGGCTGCCCCCACCCCCACATCCCCTCTGACCACTTCTCTCTGCTCGCCCAGCTGGAGCTCAAGCCTCCCATCCCGCCCCCTTCCTTTAACGGGCTACACCTGCCAGTCCATAGGTAG
- the mrpl1 gene encoding 39S ribosomal protein L1, mitochondrial: MATCSRIVWRVLTGSQRQLRGSSHKDVIQRSVPVRTFAAFKAMKKKREEEKEVKKEKRVIDDKDRHKPFGKTAWVPVDDVYVMRFYPRIIHAPADAIDLLKSYQVLDFTPKDQPVYIDLKLNMLLEKKKRVDPFVSIIQLPHIFKTKINKVLVFTEDANQVREAQVNGAMMAGGAELIQPILDDEISADFYVAVPDMMQKILPLKNKLRKKFPKNKRGSVGTNIPKMLDLFKTGHEFMVESECFIRTQIATLDMDKDHIYENLKLILKDVCTRRPADMGPFIERAIIASQTSEALWFRSEDVLLNPAEEGEELKEA, encoded by the exons ATGGCGACCTGCTCACGGATTGTGTGGAGAG ttttaacaggaagtcagaggCAGCTCAGAGGCTCCTCCCACAAAGATGTGATACAGAGGAGCGTACCTGTGAGGACTTTTGCTGCCTTCAA agccatgaagaagaagagggaggaggagaaggaggtgaAGAAGGAGAAGAGGGTGATCGATGATAAAGACAGACACAAACCGTTTGGGAAGACGGCGTGGGTGCCTGTTGATGACGTGTATGTGATGAGGTTTTACCCGAGAATTATCCACGCCCCTGCAGACGCCATCGACCTGCTGAAGAGCTACCAGGTTTTAGACTTTACTCCAAAAGATCAGCCGGTTTACATCGACCTGAAACTGAACATGTTGCTGGAGAAGAAG AAAAGAGTGGATCCGTTCGTCAGCATCATTCAGCTTCCTCACATCTTCAAGACGAAGATCAACAAAGTTTTAGTTTTCACTGAG GATGCCAACCAGGTGAGGGAGGCTCAGGTAAACGGAGCGATGATGGCAGGAGGAGCAGAGCTCATTCAGCCG attttGGACGATGaaatttctgcagatttttacGTGGCGGTTCCAGATATGATGCAGAAAATTCTCCCACTGAAGAACAAACTGAGGAAAAAATTTCCAAAGAACAAACGAg GATCGGTTGGAACAAACATTCCTAAAATGTTGGATTTGTTTAAAACTGGCCATGAGTTTATGGTGGAGAGCGAGTGCTTCATCAGGACCCAGATTGCTACG ctCGACATGGACAAAGATCACATCTACGAAAACCTGAAATTGATCCTGAAGGACGTCTGCACACGCCGACCAGCTGACatgg GTCCGTTCATCGAGAGGGCGATCATAGCGAGTCAAACCAGCGAGGCGTTGTGGTTCAGGAGCGAAGATGTGTTACTGAACCCTgctgaggagggggaggagctAAAGGAGGCGTGA